The Anastrepha ludens isolate Willacy chromosome 2, idAnaLude1.1, whole genome shotgun sequence genome contains a region encoding:
- the LOC128854981 gene encoding caspase-3-like, which yields MDERDIFFFNSKKIEKDRPSSKLQAEPQKPNAAQTEVIISRPTTEVDYRTNNPYIGLAIILNHKHMRGQSIRKGTEKDSEDITASLENYGFEVRTYNDLKIKQISTLLDSVATEDHSQHDCFVLVVMTHGDRGRICAADDFYSTEKLWEPFLGTNCPTLLGKPKLFFVQACRGKRVDQPVLSRLMMRSNFDAIPEFSNFSEPIYTTYAIPSTADILVMYSTFEDYYSFRHSESGSWFIQSLCSILNEAAMDVKSKTEGVELLRLLTAVNRKVAYEYQSYHLKAQFDQKKEMPNFMSTLTKMFYLKVKPKKAAAQIEVKADTETDDVGDEEKLNRIFNLDVEYSLIKGPVQFI from the exons atGGACGAACGggacattttctttttcaacagtaaaaaaatcgaaaaggaCCGTCCGTCATCTAAATTGCAAGCCGAGCCGCAAAAGCCAAACGCAGCACAAACCGAGGTTATTATCTCACGACCTACTACAGAAGTTGATTATAGAACTAATAATCCATATATTGGGCTTGCTATCATCCTCAACCACAAGCATATGCGGGGCCAATCAATTCGTAAGGGTACTGAAAAAGACAGCGAAGATATTACAGCATCTTTAGAGAATTATGGGTTCGAAGTGCGCACTTACAATGACTTGAAAATAAAGCAGATATCAACACTTTTGGATTCAG TCGCCACTGAAGATCACAGCCAACATGATTGTTTTGTGCTCGTCGTTATGACCCATGGAGACAGGGGCAGAATATGCGCAGCTGATGATTTTTACTCAACTGAAAAGCTGTGGGAGCCATTTCTTGGAACTAATTGTCCAACCTTATTGGGAAAACCGAAGCTATTTTTTGTGCAG GCATGTCGAGGCAAACGCGTGGATCAACCAGTATTGTCGAGATTGATGATGCGTTCTAATTTTGATGCAATTCCAGAATTCTCAAATTTCAGTGAACCCATCTATACGACCTATGCTATACCATCTACAGCTGACATTTTGGTTATGTACTCAACGTTTGAAG atTATTACTCATTTCGCCATAGCGAATCTGGTTCGTGGTTCATCCAAAGTCTCTGCAGTATTTTGAATGAGGCCGCTATGGACGTTAAATCAAAAACTGAAGGTGTTGAATTGCTCCGCCTACTCACCGCCGTGAATCGCAAAGTAGCTTATGAATATCAGTCTTATCACTTGAAAGCACAGTTCGATCAAAAAAAAGAGATGCCTAATTTTATGTCAACACTAACCAAGATGTTCTATCTAAAAGTGAAACCTAAAAAGGCAGCTGCACAGATCGAAGTTAAGGCAGACACCGAAACCGATGATGTTGGAGATGAAGAAAAACTCAACAGAATTTTTAACTTAGACGTAGAATATTCTTTAATTAAAGGTCCAGTGCAATTCATTTAA